In one Sphingobacterium daejeonense genomic region, the following are encoded:
- a CDS encoding sensor histidine kinase → MALAVGIAFLGFKGYYLYAGLAFFFLMIFANRSFSKHQFLIKQLIEFSEAVKYRDFTRRFVVKNPNSPEGQLYSAFNLINEVYKNISIDQALQHQYLNKVINMLDTAIIFYHADSGKVIWLNDAFKDLFQVPHLGNISGMIKRHPELYEKTMQLQVGKHQMETAHSSKGKIKLLMQSSGFETQDGSFRIIVYQNINEAIDETETRAWHKLLRVLTHEIMNSIGPISSLAETLHDRLEHWEGEQDVEDLKLGIFTIKRRSEGLLQFAKSYRLINKVDQPQYSEILVVQLFENIYQLLEPTLIQKNIDVDIIIKNTRLILRADVNLLEQVIINLLLNAIEAVKEVDEPYISLSAVETKDHIQLKIQDNGSGMSAEIQEQIFTPFFTTKKTGTGVGLTLSKQIMLMHGGNISVDSKEGQGSTFTLQF, encoded by the coding sequence ATGGCTCTAGCTGTTGGGATTGCCTTTTTAGGTTTCAAAGGGTATTATCTATATGCTGGGCTAGCCTTTTTCTTTTTGATGATCTTTGCAAATCGATCTTTTTCAAAACACCAATTCTTAATCAAACAACTGATAGAATTTTCAGAAGCAGTAAAATACCGCGATTTTACTAGAAGATTTGTTGTTAAGAATCCCAATTCTCCAGAGGGGCAACTTTATTCGGCATTTAATCTAATCAATGAGGTTTATAAAAACATTAGTATAGATCAAGCCTTACAGCATCAATACCTCAATAAGGTAATCAATATGTTGGATACTGCTATTATCTTTTACCATGCTGACTCGGGCAAAGTAATTTGGTTGAATGATGCATTCAAAGATCTATTTCAGGTCCCACATTTGGGCAATATATCAGGTATGATCAAGCGCCATCCAGAGCTGTATGAGAAAACGATGCAGCTACAGGTTGGGAAACATCAGATGGAAACGGCTCATTCCAGTAAAGGAAAAATCAAATTGTTGATGCAGAGTTCGGGTTTTGAGACTCAAGACGGCTCATTTCGTATTATTGTTTATCAAAACATCAACGAGGCCATTGATGAAACTGAAACACGAGCATGGCATAAGTTATTGCGTGTTTTGACACATGAAATTATGAATTCAATAGGGCCTATCAGTTCACTTGCTGAGACTTTGCATGATCGTTTAGAGCATTGGGAAGGCGAACAGGATGTTGAAGATCTTAAGTTAGGTATCTTCACTATAAAGCGTAGGAGCGAGGGTTTGTTGCAATTTGCCAAGAGCTACAGATTGATCAACAAAGTGGATCAGCCTCAATATTCTGAAATCTTGGTTGTTCAGCTTTTTGAAAATATATATCAATTATTGGAACCTACTTTGATCCAAAAAAATATTGATGTGGATATTATTATCAAGAACACGCGATTGATTTTACGTGCGGATGTAAATTTGCTGGAACAGGTCATCATCAATTTGTTATTGAATGCTATCGAGGCTGTGAAAGAGGTCGATGAGCCTTATATCAGTCTTTCCGCTGTTGAAACCAAAGATCATATTCAGTTGAAGATTCAGGACAATGGTTCAGGCATGTCGGCGGAAATACAGGAGCAGATTTTTACACCCTTTTTCACCACCAAGAAGACAGGGACAGGTGTTGGCCTTACTTTGAGCAAACAAATCATGTTGATGCATGGCGGAAACATATCTGTAGATAGTAAAGAAGGCCAAGGCAGTACCTTTACGCTACAATTCTAA
- a CDS encoding BamA/TamA family outer membrane protein: MLSLNSSQLSAQENTGFIKKLIKKFVSSEKDSSRSGSFVVLPAVGYAQETGFEYGIASTYNFYIDKENLDSRTSNVTLIGTLTTKKQKNIKLTSDIWTKNNDYHIISELRFRDWPFNFYGLGNDTWKEDEDYLDQKLYRIKLDGEKRFAPNFYAGINLNYENFQFNDIESGGIFESPEVLGKDGGQYMALGVSALYDTRNNTTYTTNGFYGRAKYSYAPNFFGKDNFVGNQIEFDVRGFYPITKQLTVGAQGLFRGTYGKNVPFYVMRELGGDMTMRGYYLGRYKDKNYMTAQAELRYRFHPRIGINGFLGTGSTFSKQHDMRLIPSYGAGLRYFFSLEHNSSIRFDYAFGEQRPGEKRQSGFYLSISEAF, encoded by the coding sequence GTGTTATCCCTGAATTCATCCCAACTTTCAGCGCAAGAAAACACAGGATTTATCAAAAAATTGATCAAAAAATTCGTCTCCTCGGAAAAAGACTCTTCCAGATCCGGAAGTTTTGTAGTACTACCAGCCGTAGGTTATGCACAAGAAACTGGATTCGAATACGGAATTGCAAGTACATATAACTTCTATATAGATAAAGAAAACCTGGACAGTAGAACATCCAATGTAACACTGATTGGAACTCTAACAACTAAAAAACAGAAGAACATCAAACTCACTTCTGATATCTGGACAAAAAACAACGACTATCACATCATATCTGAACTCCGATTCAGAGACTGGCCATTTAACTTCTATGGACTAGGAAACGATACTTGGAAAGAAGATGAAGATTACCTCGACCAAAAACTTTATCGCATAAAATTAGATGGTGAAAAAAGGTTCGCTCCTAATTTCTATGCGGGGATTAACCTTAATTACGAGAACTTCCAATTTAATGACATCGAATCCGGCGGAATATTCGAATCCCCAGAAGTCTTAGGCAAAGATGGGGGTCAATATATGGCTTTAGGAGTATCCGCTTTATACGATACCCGGAACAATACTACTTATACTACCAATGGATTTTACGGCAGAGCTAAATACAGCTACGCCCCTAACTTCTTCGGCAAGGACAATTTTGTTGGAAACCAAATAGAATTTGATGTCCGAGGTTTCTACCCGATTACCAAGCAATTGACAGTTGGTGCCCAAGGCCTTTTTCGAGGAACATATGGTAAAAACGTACCTTTCTACGTTATGCGTGAACTAGGTGGGGACATGACCATGCGAGGATACTATTTGGGCAGATATAAAGACAAAAATTACATGACTGCCCAAGCAGAGTTGAGATATCGTTTCCATCCAAGAATCGGAATCAACGGTTTCCTAGGAACAGGTAGCACATTCTCAAAACAACATGATATGCGTTTAATCCCATCCTATGGTGCAGGACTCCGCTATTTCTTTAGCCTAGAACATAATAGTAGTATCCGCTTTGATTATGCCTTCGGTGAACAAAGACCCGGAGAAAAAAGACAATCAGGCTTTTATTTAAGTATTAGTGAGGCGTTTTAA
- the secE gene encoding preprotein translocase subunit SecE: MAKVLDFIKDSYTEVTEKVTWPTWAQLQSHAIIVLVASIIIALIIFVMDKASSNVMELLYNTAS; encoded by the coding sequence ATGGCAAAAGTACTTGACTTTATTAAGGACTCTTACACAGAGGTTACCGAAAAAGTGACTTGGCCTACTTGGGCTCAACTTCAAAGTCACGCTATTATTGTGCTTGTTGCATCTATTATTATTGCTTTGATTATATTCGTAATGGATAAAGCCTCAAGTAATGTAATGGAACTGCTGTACAATACAGCATCTTAA
- the nusG gene encoding transcription termination/antitermination protein NusG produces the protein MADQSLKWYVVRAVSGKEKKVKQYLEAEINRLGIQHLVTQVLIPMEKYYQMRDGKKVAKERNYYPGYVLIEAALDGEIEHAIKNVNSVIGFLGDKAGNAIPLRPAEVNRILGKVDEMAEQGESISVPYYVGETVKVNDGPFNGFTGEIEEVHEDKKKLTVMVKVFGRKTPLELNYMQVEKE, from the coding sequence ATGGCAGATCAAAGTTTAAAGTGGTACGTCGTGCGTGCTGTGAGCGGGAAAGAAAAAAAGGTTAAACAATACCTTGAAGCTGAAATCAACCGCCTAGGCATTCAACATTTGGTAACCCAAGTATTGATTCCAATGGAGAAATACTACCAAATGCGCGATGGCAAGAAAGTTGCCAAAGAACGTAACTACTATCCAGGATATGTTTTGATCGAAGCGGCATTAGACGGTGAGATCGAACACGCAATCAAAAACGTAAACAGTGTAATCGGATTCTTAGGAGACAAAGCGGGTAACGCTATTCCTCTTCGTCCAGCTGAAGTTAACCGTATCTTAGGAAAAGTTGACGAAATGGCAGAACAAGGCGAATCAATCAGCGTGCCTTACTACGTTGGCGAAACTGTAAAAGTTAATGATGGTCCTTTCAATGGTTTTACAGGTGAAATCGAAGAAGTTCACGAAGACAAGAAGAAATTAACCGTAATGGTAAAAGTATTCGGTCGTAAAACTCCTCTTGAATTGAACTATATGCAAGTCGAAAAAGAATAA
- a CDS encoding DUF5009 domain-containing protein, whose protein sequence is MMLNPETLSANLSASTKIRVRAIDIMRGLTLFLMLFVNDLYTSNVPKWLLHTEADFDGMGLSDWVFPGFLFMVGMAIPYAVSARKKKGDSDTHVFIHVLGRTISLLIIGLLIVNSSSLNPQLTGMSRLWWIGLVYVCIFLVWNNYPQDKYKNIFLILKVIGIIGLIYLSAIFRAGSVDTAVWFERSWWGILGLIGWGYFAGSSVYLLIKDRIWGAILAVLIFLFLNIASMNGWVPSLFPGQDWFNVLLQGNVPMIVMSGITATLIVRKFSADWKKLAIYLTLFGLISLVLGLILHQWFIVSKILATPSWGMLCNGISILLFVLIYYLIDVRGKSKYSKLFELAGQNSLTTYLAPDLIYFIIWGSGLSILFYKQDYSMWLAVIGSLTWAYAMLWFGLLLNRIGIKLKL, encoded by the coding sequence ATGATGTTGAACCCAGAAACCTTATCTGCTAATCTTTCTGCTTCTACAAAGATTCGTGTTCGCGCAATAGATATTATGCGTGGGCTGACCTTGTTTCTGATGCTTTTTGTCAATGATTTGTATACTTCAAATGTCCCAAAATGGTTGTTGCATACTGAAGCTGATTTTGACGGCATGGGACTTTCTGATTGGGTTTTTCCAGGATTTCTATTTATGGTAGGTATGGCAATACCGTACGCCGTGTCTGCAAGAAAGAAAAAAGGGGATTCAGATACACATGTTTTTATTCATGTTTTGGGCAGAACCATTAGTTTGCTCATTATTGGATTGTTGATAGTTAATTCCAGCAGTCTCAATCCTCAATTAACAGGTATGTCACGTTTATGGTGGATTGGTTTGGTCTATGTCTGTATTTTCTTGGTTTGGAACAATTATCCTCAGGATAAATACAAAAACATTTTTTTGATATTAAAGGTAATAGGAATAATAGGGTTGATTTATTTGTCAGCAATCTTCAGGGCAGGTTCCGTTGATACAGCTGTCTGGTTTGAAAGAAGTTGGTGGGGAATTTTAGGTTTGATAGGTTGGGGTTATTTTGCAGGAAGTAGCGTTTATCTCTTAATAAAGGATAGGATATGGGGGGCTATATTGGCTGTCCTTATTTTCTTGTTCCTCAATATTGCAAGCATGAATGGTTGGGTGCCCAGTTTATTTCCTGGACAAGATTGGTTTAATGTACTATTGCAAGGGAATGTTCCAATGATTGTAATGTCGGGTATAACTGCCACTTTAATTGTTAGAAAGTTTTCTGCAGATTGGAAGAAATTGGCTATATATCTAACCCTTTTTGGTTTGATTAGTTTGGTTTTGGGATTGATTTTACATCAATGGTTTATCGTTTCGAAGATTTTGGCCACTCCATCTTGGGGGATGTTATGCAATGGTATTAGTATACTTTTATTTGTATTGATTTATTATTTGATTGATGTAAGAGGAAAATCTAAGTACAGCAAGCTTTTTGAACTGGCTGGACAGAATTCTTTAACTACTTATCTTGCTCCAGACCTGATTTATTTTATAATCTGGGGTTCAGGTTTATCTATATTATTTTATAAACAGGACTATTCCATGTGGCTAGCCGTAATTGGCTCCTTAACTTGGGCATATGCTATGCTGTGGTTTGGTCTGTTACTCAATCGTATTGGGATTAAACTTAAACTGTAA
- a CDS encoding glycoside hydrolase family 18 protein → MKRKHMVTILGSFLFILLALPLAILAQGKKPHIVSYVTSWTKPVPDPNLISHINYAFGHVNDTFNGVKIDNPDRLREIVKLRKNHPDLKILLSIGGWTSGRFSEMAADETNRLGFAKDCQKIVKEFDLDGIDIDWEYPTSNEAGISASPEDTDNFTLLMRDIRKEIGPKKLLTLATIADGKYIDFRAIDKDIDFVNVMMYDVSKPPLQHNSLYRSDLAGRITLVEALQAHLDAGVPKNKLVMGIPFYGRGDKKKVNDFVNFREMPMSQFEERWDDKSKVPYLVDDSGVLVLTFENEKSIKEKAAYIKSQGILGAMYWEFYGDNDDLLLSKTLYDGLK, encoded by the coding sequence ATGAAGAGAAAACACATGGTGACCATTTTAGGGTCATTCCTTTTTATTCTGTTAGCTTTACCTTTAGCTATTTTGGCTCAGGGCAAAAAACCACATATTGTTTCTTATGTGACATCTTGGACAAAGCCTGTTCCTGATCCAAATTTAATAAGCCATATTAATTATGCCTTTGGTCATGTCAATGATACGTTCAATGGCGTAAAAATAGACAATCCTGACCGTCTCAGGGAGATTGTTAAATTGAGAAAGAATCATCCTGACCTTAAGATTCTTCTATCGATTGGGGGCTGGACCTCGGGTAGATTCAGTGAGATGGCGGCAGACGAAACCAATAGATTGGGTTTTGCCAAAGATTGCCAAAAAATCGTTAAAGAATTTGATTTGGATGGGATTGATATCGACTGGGAGTATCCGACCAGTAACGAAGCTGGAATTTCGGCTTCTCCTGAAGATACGGATAATTTTACCTTATTGATGAGGGATATTCGAAAAGAGATTGGTCCGAAAAAACTTTTGACTTTAGCGACTATAGCAGATGGCAAATACATCGATTTTAGAGCTATTGACAAAGATATTGATTTTGTGAATGTAATGATGTATGATGTCTCTAAGCCTCCATTGCAACACAACAGTTTATATCGTTCGGATTTGGCGGGAAGGATTACCCTTGTTGAAGCACTACAAGCACATTTGGATGCAGGTGTTCCAAAGAACAAATTGGTTATGGGAATACCATTCTATGGGAGAGGCGACAAAAAGAAAGTGAATGATTTTGTTAATTTCCGGGAGATGCCAATGAGTCAATTTGAGGAGAGATGGGACGATAAATCTAAAGTTCCTTATTTAGTCGATGATTCAGGGGTATTGGTTCTGACCTTTGAAAATGAGAAATCCATTAAAGAAAAGGCCGCATATATTAAATCCCAAGGAATTTTGGGTGCTATGTATTGGGAGTTTTACGGAGACAATGACGATTTACTGCTGAGCAAAACTCTTTACGACGGCCTAAAATAA
- a CDS encoding FG-GAP repeat domain-containing protein, with the protein MNNQIIKPKYLGLTGIFILSGLTACFGQKNETAYFSDVTETSIPLDPKTHALDVVLVDVNGDSSLDIILAMENLPNQLYINDGNGNFTWQKGVFKDANHDTEHVRIADMDNDGFIDVVFVAEDDQNHEYYLGNGDGTFRDVSDRLLGKSEGNGLDLGDVNGDGLPDIVIGNTGDNPGVLLWLNNPEKPGFLIDVSADNLPNNKEQVQSVKLFDADGDGDLDMVLANEVPPSRLYFNDGTGKFSEKEGALVETVDLHSREVIVFDADKDGKEDIFFANLTSNGGQKERNPRGRLFMNKGDGKFVDETESRIPEYDFSTYACNVIDFDRDGDIDIVLSALKIPPFEAMQFQALRNDGNGTFTLATEEVIPSVTVERSWGSDVGDVNGDKIPDLLIGAWGDQVRLLLGK; encoded by the coding sequence ATGAACAATCAGATTATAAAACCCAAATATTTGGGTTTAACAGGAATTTTTATCCTCAGCGGATTAACTGCTTGTTTTGGTCAAAAAAATGAAACTGCTTATTTTTCCGATGTAACCGAAACCAGTATTCCATTGGATCCTAAAACACATGCTTTAGATGTCGTATTAGTTGATGTAAATGGTGACAGTTCATTGGATATAATTTTAGCAATGGAGAATCTGCCAAATCAACTTTATATCAATGATGGCAATGGTAATTTCACTTGGCAAAAAGGTGTTTTCAAGGATGCAAATCATGATACTGAACATGTTCGTATTGCAGATATGGACAATGACGGATTTATAGACGTCGTATTCGTTGCAGAAGATGATCAAAACCATGAATATTATTTGGGAAATGGTGATGGTACGTTCAGAGATGTTTCAGACAGGTTACTAGGCAAGAGTGAAGGTAATGGTTTGGATTTGGGTGATGTGAATGGAGATGGCTTGCCTGATATTGTGATTGGTAATACGGGAGATAACCCAGGCGTGTTGCTTTGGTTGAATAATCCAGAGAAGCCAGGGTTTTTAATTGATGTATCTGCGGATAATTTACCGAACAATAAAGAGCAGGTTCAATCTGTGAAATTGTTTGATGCTGATGGAGACGGCGATCTTGACATGGTATTAGCTAATGAGGTGCCACCAAGCAGGTTGTATTTTAATGATGGCACTGGAAAATTCTCCGAAAAGGAGGGTGCTTTAGTTGAGACTGTAGATCTTCATTCGAGGGAGGTTATTGTATTTGACGCTGATAAGGATGGGAAGGAAGATATTTTCTTCGCTAACTTGACTAGCAATGGAGGTCAAAAGGAACGAAATCCACGAGGACGGTTATTTATGAACAAGGGTGACGGTAAATTCGTGGATGAAACTGAGAGTCGGATTCCGGAATATGATTTTTCTACGTATGCCTGTAATGTTATAGATTTTGATAGGGATGGGGATATAGATATTGTGTTGAGTGCTTTAAAAATCCCGCCATTTGAGGCGATGCAATTTCAAGCTTTGAGAAATGACGGAAATGGGACCTTCACTTTAGCTACAGAAGAGGTGATTCCTTCGGTTACTGTTGAGCGTTCATGGGGAAGTGATGTAGGAGATGTAAATGGGGATAAGATTCCGGATTTGTTGATAGGTGCATGGGGGGACCAAGTGCGCTTATTACTAGGTAAATAA
- the rplK gene encoding 50S ribosomal protein L11, with amino-acid sequence MAKEVSALVKLQVKGGAANPSPPVGPALGAKGVNIMDFCKQFNARTQDKPGQVLPVVITVYADKSFDFIIKTPPVAVQLKDAAKLKSGSGEPNRKKVASITWDQVKTIAEDKMPDLNAFTVESAMRMVAGTARSMGITVSGDAPWKN; translated from the coding sequence ATGGCAAAAGAAGTCAGTGCGTTAGTAAAATTACAAGTGAAGGGCGGAGCTGCGAATCCATCTCCACCGGTAGGGCCTGCATTAGGTGCTAAAGGTGTTAATATCATGGATTTCTGTAAGCAATTTAACGCTCGTACGCAAGACAAACCAGGTCAAGTATTACCTGTTGTGATCACTGTATATGCCGACAAATCTTTTGATTTTATCATTAAAACTCCACCGGTTGCTGTTCAATTAAAGGATGCAGCGAAGCTTAAGAGCGGATCGGGTGAGCCAAACCGTAAGAAAGTAGCTTCTATTACTTGGGATCAAGTAAAGACTATTGCGGAAGATAAGATGCCAGATTTGAATGCATTTACTGTAGAATCAGCTATGAGAATGGTTGCTGGTACAGCGCGTAGTATGGGTATCACTGTTTCAGGTGATGCTCCTTGGAAAAATTAA
- the rplA gene encoding 50S ribosomal protein L1, with amino-acid sequence MARLTKNQKAALSKIEAGKAYSLKEAAALVKEITNTKFDASVDIDVRLGVDPRKANQMVRGIATLPHGTGKTVRVLVLCTPDKEEEAKAAGADYVGLDDYISKIEGGWTDVDIIITMPSVMAKVGKLGRILGPRNLMPNPKTGTVTTEVGKAVTEVKAGKIDFKVDKTGIIHTSVGKVSFDADKIYDNALEVLQTISRLKPSAAKGTYFKSIHISSTMSPSIHIETKSVAGI; translated from the coding sequence GTGGCTAGATTAACAAAAAATCAAAAAGCGGCACTATCCAAAATTGAAGCTGGTAAAGCATACTCTTTAAAGGAAGCTGCGGCTTTAGTTAAAGAGATCACCAACACCAAATTTGATGCTTCTGTGGATATCGACGTTCGTTTGGGCGTAGATCCTCGTAAAGCAAATCAAATGGTTCGTGGTATTGCAACATTGCCACACGGTACTGGTAAGACAGTTCGTGTATTAGTTTTATGTACTCCTGACAAGGAAGAAGAAGCTAAGGCGGCAGGTGCAGACTACGTAGGTCTTGATGACTATATCAGCAAAATCGAAGGTGGTTGGACTGACGTTGACATTATCATCACAATGCCTAGTGTTATGGCAAAAGTAGGTAAATTGGGTCGTATTTTAGGTCCAAGAAACTTAATGCCTAACCCTAAGACAGGAACAGTAACTACGGAAGTAGGCAAAGCTGTGACTGAGGTTAAAGCTGGTAAGATCGACTTCAAAGTTGACAAAACAGGTATCATCCATACTTCAGTTGGTAAAGTGTCTTTCGACGCAGATAAAATCTATGACAACGCATTAGAAGTGTTACAAACGATTTCACGTTTGAAACCATCTGCAGCAAAAGGAACGTACTTCAAGAGTATTCACATTTCTTCAACTATGAGTCCTAGTATTCATATTGAAACTAAATCAGTAGCAGGAATTTAA
- the rplJ gene encoding 50S ribosomal protein L10: protein MRKELKHEIVEALAEQIKSYGNFYITDTANLTVEKVNNIRRKCFEQGIEIKVVKNTLIKKALLEAGVDSEEIFGVLKGASTLMFSETGNAPAKLIKQLRKEGDKPVLKAAYIQETAFVGDNQLDSLVTLKSKEELIADVIALLQSPAKNVISALQSGGNTISGLVKALEERG, encoded by the coding sequence ATGAGAAAAGAACTTAAACATGAAATTGTTGAAGCTTTAGCTGAACAGATTAAATCTTACGGTAATTTTTACATTACTGACACTGCTAATCTGACAGTTGAGAAGGTGAATAACATTCGTCGTAAATGTTTCGAGCAAGGAATCGAGATCAAGGTTGTGAAAAACACTTTGATTAAGAAAGCGTTGTTAGAGGCTGGCGTAGATTCAGAAGAGATCTTTGGCGTATTAAAAGGAGCGTCTACATTAATGTTTTCAGAAACAGGTAATGCTCCGGCGAAATTGATCAAGCAATTACGTAAAGAAGGTGACAAGCCGGTATTGAAAGCAGCATATATTCAAGAGACTGCTTTTGTAGGTGACAACCAACTTGACTCATTAGTAACTCTTAAATCTAAAGAGGAACTTATTGCAGACGTTATTGCATTACTTCAATCTCCTGCGAAGAACGTTATTTCTGCTCTTCAATCAGGCGGAAATACAATTTCAGGCTTAGTAAAAGCTTTAGAAGAAAGAGGCTAA
- the rplL gene encoding 50S ribosomal protein L7/L12: MADLKQLAEQLVNLTVKEVKELADILKDEYGIEPAAAAVAVAAAPGAGDGAAAAEEKTSFDVILKEAGGQKLAVVKLVKDLAGLGLKEAKDLVDGAPKELKTGVSKDEAEALKKQLEEAGAVVEIK; this comes from the coding sequence ATGGCAGATTTAAAACAACTTGCTGAACAGTTAGTAAACTTAACAGTAAAAGAAGTTAAAGAATTAGCTGATATCTTAAAAGACGAGTATGGTATCGAGCCTGCTGCTGCTGCTGTAGCTGTTGCTGCTGCTCCAGGTGCTGGTGACGGTGCTGCTGCTGCTGAAGAGAAAACATCTTTCGATGTAATCTTGAAAGAAGCTGGTGGTCAGAAATTAGCTGTAGTTAAATTGGTTAAAGACTTAGCTGGTTTAGGTTTGAAAGAAGCTAAAGATTTAGTTGATGGTGCACCAAAAGAATTAAAAACTGGTGTTTCTAAAGACGAAGCAGAAGCTTTGAAAAAACAATTAGAAGAAGCTGGAGCTGTAGTTGAGATTAAGTAA